Genomic DNA from Pistricoccus aurantiacus:
CCTCTGCGCCACCTTGGCAACCAACCATAATGCGAGGAGATCGATCATGAAAATTGCCTTTATCGGCCTGGGCAACATGGGGTCGCCCATGGCGACCAATCTGGTCAAGGCGGGACACGCGGTGCGGGTCTTCGATCTGGTGGAAGACGCCATCCAAGCTCTGGAAAGCGCCGGTGCGACGCGAGCCGACAGTGCCGCGGAGGCAGCGGCGGGGGTCGATGCGATCGTTTCCATGCTGCCCGCGGGCAAGCATGTACGCACGCTCTACCTGGGAGACGAGAACCAGCCGGGGCTGCTCGACGCGCTGGAAGGTTCGCCGCTGATCATCGATGCCTCCACCATCGAGCCGAATGTCGCCAAGGAAGTGGCAGCGGAGGCCCTGGCGCGGGGGGTCGTCTACCTGGACGCACCGGTTTCCGGTGGGGTGGGAGGCGCTCAGGCGGGAACCCTGACCTTTATCGTCGGCGGCACCAGAGACGGCTTCGAGCGTGCCAGACCGATTCTCGACGACATGGGCAAGAATATCTTTCACGCCGGAGACAACGGCTTGGGTCAGGTGGCCAAGCTGTGCAACAACATGCTGCTGGCGATTCTGATGAGCGGCACCGCGGAAGCGTTGGCGCTGGGAGTGAAAAACGGCCTGGACCCGGCGGTGCTATCGGAGATCATGCAGCAGAGCAGCGGCGGCAACTGGGCGCTCAACGTCTATAATCCCTGGCCCGGGGTGATGGAGAAAGCGCCGGCGTCGAACGACTATCAGGGCGGCTTTCTCACGGATCTGATGATCAAGGACCTGGGACTCGCCTGGGAACTGGCGCTTGATACCAAGGCCACGGTACCCATGGGCTCCCAGGCGCGCAATCTTTATACTCTGCACGCAAGCCAGGGCAATGGTCGGCTGGATTTTTCCAGCATTCAATGGCTGTATCGCGGCGAGGAAGCGCCCCGATCCTGATATAACATCATTGGGGCTTCGGTCGGGATCAGGCAGAATAGGCACCCTGTACCGACCGGATTCCTTATGAGCAGAAGCAACGCTGTCGACTATTCCTCTTCCCGCGCCTTGCTCGATGCGCCGCTGACGCCGCTGCTGATTCGCAAGACCCTGCCGGTAATCGGCGGCATGCTGGCGATGATGACCTTCAATCTGGCGGATGCCTATTTCGTCTCACGCCTGGGTACCCAGCCCCTGGCGGCAGTGGCCTTCACCTTTCCCGTTGTGTTCGCGGTCATCAGCACCTCCGTGGGCATGGCCATCGGCACCTCCGCGGTCATCGCCAGGCTATTGGGGAGCGGCGACAGCAGTCTGATCGCCCGGCGCGCCACAGACGCGGTGCTGCTTTCCTTGATAGTGGGCCTGCTGATTACGCTGGCCGGCTTGCCCAGCGTCGAAGCGCTGTTCACGCTGCTGGGCGCGGATCAAGCGCTGATGCCCTACATCCACCAGTATATGGGGGTCTGGTATTGGGGAGCGGCCCTGATCATGGCGCCGCGGGTGCTCAACAGCATCCTGCGCGCCCATGGCAATACGGTGATGGCGGGGGTCGGTATGGCCGGGGCCGCGCTGCTCAACATCATTCTCGATCCCCTGCTGATTTTCGGCCTCGGGCCGATACCCGCCATGGGCGTCAGCGGCGCGGCGCTGGCCACGGTGATCAGCTGGGGCGCGGTGACCCTAGGGCTGTGTTTTCATCCGCAGCTGCGCCGCCTGATCGCGCTCAAGGGGCTCGCGCTTTCCGTGTTGCTCGACTCCTGGCAAAAGCTTGGCAAGATCGCCTTGCCCGCGGCGATCACCAGCCTGTTCACGCCCATCGCCATGGCCTTGTTGACGCGCATCGTCGCCAGCCATGGCCATGATGCCGTGGCAGCCTTCGGTGTGGGCACCCGCATCGACGCCATCGCACAGATCGTGGTGCTGGCACTGTCGATGACCCTGTCGCCGGTGGTCAGCCAGAATGTCGGCGCCGGTGCCAATGAACGGGTGCGCCGCGCGGTATTCGGCTGTTTCGCTTTCGTACTTGTCTGGCAACTGCTGATCTGGGGGCTCCTGCAGGTGCTTGCGCCCTGGATTACCGCCAGCTATGCGGAAACCGCGACGGTAGAGTCGGTGCTGCGAATCTTCATCTGGCTGGTGCCTCTGGGCCTGGGCGCCCAAGGCGTGATCATTTTGTCCGTGTCCTCCCTCAATGCCATGCATCGCCCGCGCAAGGCGATGCTGCTGTCGCTGATTCGGCTATTCGTCTTGTACGTGCCACTGTCCTGGCTGGGAGGGAAGCTGGTTGGCATCGAAGGCATCTTCGGCGGCATGCTGGCGGCCAATCTGATCATGGGACTCGTGGCCTGGGGCTATATTCGTCCGGTGCTGCGTGCCGGCCCACGCAATGATTCACCCCGGGTGACACAGGCTCTCAAGAAAACGACAAGCTCTTGATCCGGCCACTTTATGGCAAGCGGCGGGTCAGGCCGGTTTCCGCAATCATGCGGGTGGAAATCTCCTCGATGGAGAAGCGGGTCGTATCGATGAAGGGAATGTTCAGCTGCCGGTAGAGGCCTTCCGTCTGCTGCACTTCCTGCATGCATTGATCAAGGGAGCTGTAGCGACTATTGGGCCGGCGCTGAGTGCGGATCGCCGCCAGGCGCCGGGGATCGATGGTTAGGCCGAACAGCTTGCGTCGATAGGGCGCCAGAGCCTTGGGCAGCCTGAGCGAGCCGTCCTCGTCCAGATCGTCTTCGGTGAAGGGGTAGTTGGCGGCGCGAATGCCGAACTGCAGCGCCAGATAGAGCGACGTCGGCGTCTTGCCGCAGCGGGATACGCCTACCAGGATCAGATCCGCCTTGTCGTATTGATGCGTGCGTGCGCCGTCGTCGTTATCCAGGGCAAAATGCACCGAGTCGATGCGGTTCATGTAGACGTCGTCACGACCAATGGCGTGGGTACGACCGACGCTGTAGGTGGAATGAGTCCCTAGTTCTTCTTCCAGGGGCTTGAGAAACGTCGAAAAGATATCGATATTGAAGCCCGGCGCGGCAGTGATGATCTGTCGTATGTCTTCATCCACGACGGTATCGATGATGATCGGCTTTTCGCCGTCCCGGGAAGCCGCGGCGCTGATGATTTCCACCAGTGCCTCGGCCTTTTCCACGGTATCGATATAGGGTTTGATCACCATGCGAATGTCGACGTTCTCGAACTGGGCCAGCAGACTGCGGCCTAATGTCTCCGCGGTGATACCGGTGCCATCGGAAATAAAGAAAGCCGTACGTGTCATGAGGTATCTCTGAATGATGGAAAGTAGCCGAATTGTCCCGGGTTCTGGCGTGGTTGACTACAGGATCCGTGGATAATCGCGCGCTGTTGTAAAAATTCTCCAATGACTTCGCTATTAGACTAATGGCGAATACGGTTTCAGCTTGGTAGGGTAGCTTCCTTTATTCGGGTTCGGCGTCGCGGTGGCGCTGTCTATTCTGATTGAGTCAATTTTACTCAAGTACGGTTCATAGGCGCTTCCTATGGACGATAAAGGGGGTTTCGTGGAGCCTTACATCCTGTGGTTCGATCAACTCGGCATGAACGACGTCGAGCGTGTCGGTGGAAAGAACGCCTCCCTGGGGGAAATGATCTCCAACCTGGCCAATGCCGGGGTCAGCGTACCCGGCGGCTTCGCCACCACCGCCGAGGCCTACCGCG
This window encodes:
- the mmsB gene encoding 3-hydroxyisobutyrate dehydrogenase → MKIAFIGLGNMGSPMATNLVKAGHAVRVFDLVEDAIQALESAGATRADSAAEAAAGVDAIVSMLPAGKHVRTLYLGDENQPGLLDALEGSPLIIDASTIEPNVAKEVAAEALARGVVYLDAPVSGGVGGAQAGTLTFIVGGTRDGFERARPILDDMGKNIFHAGDNGLGQVAKLCNNMLLAILMSGTAEALALGVKNGLDPAVLSEIMQQSSGGNWALNVYNPWPGVMEKAPASNDYQGGFLTDLMIKDLGLAWELALDTKATVPMGSQARNLYTLHASQGNGRLDFSSIQWLYRGEEAPRS
- a CDS encoding MATE family efflux transporter, yielding MSRSNAVDYSSSRALLDAPLTPLLIRKTLPVIGGMLAMMTFNLADAYFVSRLGTQPLAAVAFTFPVVFAVISTSVGMAIGTSAVIARLLGSGDSSLIARRATDAVLLSLIVGLLITLAGLPSVEALFTLLGADQALMPYIHQYMGVWYWGAALIMAPRVLNSILRAHGNTVMAGVGMAGAALLNIILDPLLIFGLGPIPAMGVSGAALATVISWGAVTLGLCFHPQLRRLIALKGLALSVLLDSWQKLGKIALPAAITSLFTPIAMALLTRIVASHGHDAVAAFGVGTRIDAIAQIVVLALSMTLSPVVSQNVGAGANERVRRAVFGCFAFVLVWQLLIWGLLQVLAPWITASYAETATVESVLRIFIWLVPLGLGAQGVIILSVSSLNAMHRPRKAMLLSLIRLFVLYVPLSWLGGKLVGIEGIFGGMLAANLIMGLVAWGYIRPVLRAGPRNDSPRVTQALKKTTSS
- the ppsR gene encoding posphoenolpyruvate synthetase regulatory kinase/phosphorylase PpsR, translating into MTRTAFFISDGTGITAETLGRSLLAQFENVDIRMVIKPYIDTVEKAEALVEIISAAASRDGEKPIIIDTVVDEDIRQIITAAPGFNIDIFSTFLKPLEEELGTHSTYSVGRTHAIGRDDVYMNRIDSVHFALDNDDGARTHQYDKADLILVGVSRCGKTPTSLYLALQFGIRAANYPFTEDDLDEDGSLRLPKALAPYRRKLFGLTIDPRRLAAIRTQRRPNSRYSSLDQCMQEVQQTEGLYRQLNIPFIDTTRFSIEEISTRMIAETGLTRRLP